The DNA sequence ATCTCTCCCCAGAAAAGTACTGTTATGTTAAGAATACCGATAAATGTTTCTCTTATTGTAAATAATGTACAAGAAAAATAAAGGAAGGGTAACATTTGTGTAAGATTATATACATTTTTTTGAATTCTGTTCATTTTATATGGGACAAGTTTATAATGGTGGTGTGTAGAGAAAAGACAGCTTCGAATAGAAAGGAGAGATCGGGATGAACTACAACGCCTTTATCAGTGAGATGGAAGTAAAGCGCACTACCAGTGGGAAACTAGTAGATAAGACTTTTGCAGTAAAGGATGTATTTGACATTAAGGGAATACCGGCCTCTGCAGGTAACCCAGATTGGTTAAAGAGTCATGAACCAGCTAACAGTAATGCTCCTGTTGTTGAGCAGCTATTGGCAGAAGGTGCAGCACTTCTAGGAACGACGATTACGGATGAATTAATGTACAGCTTAAATGGGGAAAACATGCATTATGGTACACCAGTTAATCCAGTGGAACACACAAGGGTACCTGGTGGATCTTCTAGTGGATCAGCAGTGGCGGTTGCAGCAAACATGGTCGATTTTTCCTTAGGAACAGACACAGGAGGCTCTATCAGAATCCCTGCAGCTTATTGTGGGAATTTCGGATTTCGCCCAACGCATGGGAGTGTACGTATTGATGGAGCCATACCACTAGCTTCAAGCTTTGATACTGTTGGATGGATGACGAAGGATCCAGCACTGCTACATCTTGTTGGACAAGTAATTGTAAAAGGCGATGAACATCGAAATCAAGCATTTGATCATGTTTTTCTAGGAGAAGATTGTTGGGAACTAGTAAGTAAAGGGATGGTTCATGCATTAAAGCCATATGTCCATTATGTAGAAAGTGAGCTAACAGCTACAACTGGAAACGTCGCCAAGGAAGGGTTAATGGAGTGGAGTAATGTATTCCGAACGCTACAAGGTTTAGAGATTTGGAAAACGCATGGAGAATGGATTGAAAAGGTACAACCAGAATTTGCCCCTGATATAAGAGCTAGATTTCAATGGGCTAGCGCATTAGATCCGTCACTAAAGGAGCCTAATGAGCGAATGAGAGAGGAAATCACTGAAGCTATGCAACAACTGCTAGGCGATCATACTATCCTTCTCATTCCTACAACTCCTGATATAGCACCAAAGCTTCACTTATCAGAGAATGAATTAGAAGATCGCCGTACTAAAACGATGCAATTAACGTGTATCGCAGGCTTAGCTAAATTACCTCAAGTTACATTACCATTAGGCCATACAGACGGCATCCCTACTAGTTTGTCTGTAGTTGCAGGCCAGGGAATGGATTTACCACTACTAAAATGGGTCAAGAAGCACTGGCCAGCGCTATCAGCAATATAAATTCAACATTCATCATTTGTTTTCAATTTCTCCACGATTTACAGTAGCTAATTTTTTTATATTGAATATGAAATGAAAGGTAGCCAATGTATTGGTTACCTTTTTTTTATTGTTGGTGGAAAACACGTTATTGTTTTCTATGACTTTTGTTCATAAAAAATTTTGTCGTAATTTTTAAAAGCTGGAATAGGTTGTACTATAAGTTTTTCATTTATATCGTGCTCGTGTGGGAGGTTGCCATGAAAAAGGCTTTTATCATCATTATAATGGTTGTTTTTATTTTAAGAGGATGTATTCCTGAAAAATATGAATCTCAAATTTTTCAGTTAGAAACGGACTCGTTACAGGAGGTTGGTGTTGTTGATACATCAACATATTATAGTAGCGATGATTTTCAAGTAGCTCTAGATGCCATCCCATTTCATCTCAACATCACCGAGGATCAGATCCCATTTGAAACGGATGGATTTACCGAAATAAACATCATTGACTTTGATAAACGGAAAAAAGTAGGTGTTGAATTTACAGCGATAGGGAAAGATCAAGGAACGAGGACACGACTCATTATACAAGCCTATAACTTTGATTATCCTGGCTATAACAGCACAATGAAAAAATGGCTCGGTGATGGAACAGAAGTATATTTAGGTGAAAACGTTGAAAATGATTTTGTCACGCTATCTTGGTTTGTAGATGATGAAGACGATGAACAAACATCAAAAGCAAAAACGATCAATCTCATATATGTTGACGAAGAAACAGAAAATAAGTTAGAAAGAGTACTAGAAATAGCAAATGAAATGAATGAAGCCGTTTGGGATGAACAATATTTTCCAAATCGTGAAGCGAGAAATGAAGGGAAGCGAAGTGCTCGAGAATGAAAGGGAAATCAAGTTCGGAATGATGGTAAATCGGGTTAAGGGTGTTATGAAGGAACGATACTCAATAAATAATGAAACAAAAGTTAAGCTGATTCATAGATACAAAAGCAACGACTCTTAATTAGTGATCCAAAATGAATAATCCGGTTTCTTATTATGTGAAAATAAGACATGAGAAAGTAGTATCCAAGATATTAAGGAGTTATTAAAAAAATCTGTCATAACTAGCAATCATATGCATATTATTTAAAATACGTGAAGCAATCTTTATATTTTTGTTGCAACACTTTATTTTTCAACAAAAGGAGTCCTTCAATCAAAAGGCACTGAAGAAGTGATCTGTACGTTTCAGTGGCCTCTTCAAAAGGAGGGGCTTTTTATTCATTCATAAGGAGCGGTGGAAAAGATGGAAGTAAAAGAAAAAATAGTTAACGAAATTGGATTGACGGAGGAAGAATATGAGATGTTTGTGACATTTAAATTCAATTTAAGTCGAGCAGTCTCATCTAGTGATGCGAAGTATTATAAAGATAAACTAGAAATGCTCGCTGCGAAGGGAAGAGAAAGACTATTAAAGTCATAACAACATAGATATATATAGCATTCCAGATGAAACTTTAATCAGCGTGAAAAAAGTGCTGGTTAAAGTTTTTTTTGGGGGGTTCTGATAATTTTAGATTGATATTCCTAAAAATACAAATCAAGACGAACGATCTATACCATTGGTGTGGAGAAGCACTGTCAGAAAAAGCAGAAATAATTGTCTGAAGGTCATCACACGAAGTCAATGCTACCCGAAAAAGCAGAAAAAATGTTCTGAAGGTCATCATACGAAGTCAATGCTACCCGAAAAAGCAGAAAAAATGTTCTGAAGGTCATCATACGAAGTCAATGCTGCTCGAAAAAGCAGAAAAAATGTTCTGAAGGTCATCATACGAGGTCAATGCTGCTCGAAAAAGCAGAAAAAATGTTCTGAAGGTCATCATACGAGGTCAATGCTACCCGAAAAAGCAGAAAAAATGTTCTGAAGGTCATCATACGAGGTCAATGCTACCCGAAAAAGCAGAAAAAATGTTCTGAAGGTCATCATACGAGGTCAATGCTACCTGAAAAAGCAGAAAAAATGTTCTGAAGGTCATCATACGAGGTCAATGCTACCCGAAAAAGCAGAAAAAATGTTCTGAAGGTCATCATACGAGGTCAATGCTACCCGAAAAAGCAGAAAAAATGTTCTGAAGGTCATCATACGAAGTCAATGCTACCTGAAAAAGCAGAAAAAATGTTCTGAAGGTCATCATACGAGGTCAATACTACCCGAGAAAGCAGAAAAAATGTTCTGAAGGTCATCATACAAGTTGAATGCTGCCCGAAAAATCAAAAATAATGTTCCAAACAAGAAGTCGCCATCGCACCTTAAGCAAAAGCGTGTCATATAAATAAGGCAACGCACCATCCGCCTTTTACCAAAAAAATCGCAAGAAGTGAAGAAAGCGCTGCGCGAAAAAACAAACTAATAAGAACTACCCCGCGCGACAACAACCAATGACCACCAGACCAACACAGACAACTAACTCTCAAAATAAAAACTCATGTTTTCAGCTAAACATGTTAACAATACGGAGTAGTTTATCCGTTACAGAGGCTGGTGTTTACATTGACTTATTTTTTATTATTATTAGGGTTTGTTTTGCTTATAAAAGGCGCGGACTACTTTGTAGAGGGATCCTCTAAAATCGCAAGTCTTCTAAGGGTTCCACCGATGATTGTCGGCTTAACTATTGTTGCTTTTGGTACTGGTTCTCCCGAGGCAACGGTTAGTATCATTGCTGCGTTAGAAGGCAACGCCGGTGTTACGGTTGGTAACATTGTTGGAAGTAATATTTTAAATACTGCGCTAGTAGTTGGATTGACAGCATTTATTTTTCCGCTTAAAGTGCAAAGTGAAACGATACGGAAGGAAATACCATTTACGTTTTTAGCAAGTGTTGTTTTGTTAGTGCTCATTAGTGATACGTTTTTACAGCAAACAAATGTTAACGTCATTACGCGAAGTGACGGGATTATTTTTCTTTTGTTTTTTTGTATCTTTTTGTATTACATCTTTGAAGTTGCAAGGAATAGTCGCGATAAAACTGTAGAGGTTACAGTTGAGACGAGTAGAAAAGATTGGGGGAAAAATATCATCATTACGATAGCAGGATTAGCTGCTATTATTATTGGTGGGTATTTAGTAGTTGAAAGCAGTACGAGTATAGCCATTACTTTTGGAATGAGTGAAACGCTTGTTGGGTTAACGATTGTGGCCATTGGATCGTCGTTGCCGGAGCTTATTACGTCAATGGCAGCAGCACTAAAAAAACAAAGTGAGATTGCTATTGGTAATATTGTAGGTAGTAACGTATTTAACATTTTATTTGTTCTAGGGATATCCTCGATTATCACACCGCTACCTATTGATCAGAAAATATTTGCTGATATTTGGTTTATGATCGTATTAACGATTGTATTACTCATTTTTGCGATTACTCAATGTAAAGTCTCAAAAAGAGAAGGGTCTGTTTTAACACTTGTGTACATTGCATACTTCGTCTTTATAATTATTAGAGGGTAAAAATGTGTCGATCTCCACACAAAGCTGTCCTACTTTTTCACAAAACATAAAAAATGAGAACGATAACTAAGTCGTGTGTCGAAAAGGTCCATAATCCGGCGTTTACGACACACACTTTTTTTACCGAAAATGAAAGAACACTAATCATAAAAAAATGGTATACTTTTTCAAGAAACAATAATTAGAATAGAAGAAGTTAACATAACTATTAATAGATAAACATTTATTCGGAGTGCTGCCAAGAAGGAGTGAGTGTACGATGAGTCAAAAGACAGTTGTATTTACAGGTGGGGGAACGGCAGGGCACGTGACACCAAATATTGCGATTATCAATGAGCTAGACGATAGCTGGAATGTAGAATATATTGGTTCCTATGATGGAATTGAAAAGGAGTTAATCGAAAACATACATATTCCTTACCATTGTATTTCAAGTGGAAAACTTAGAAGATATTTTTCTAAGAAGAATTTTACTGATATCTTTCGTGTCTTAAAAGGAATAAGAGACGCTAGAAGGGTGTTAAAGAAGCTAAAGCCAGCAGTCATTTTTTCTAAGGGTGGATTTGTAACGGTACCTGTAGTAATTGCTGCGAGTATGTTAAAAATACCTGTTTTATTACATGAAAGTGATATTACCCCTGGGTTAGCGAATAAAATTGCGCAACGATTTTCAACTAACATTTTTACGTCCTTTGAAGAGGCTGCCAATTATTTTCCTTCTGAAAAAACGAAAGTTGTTGGTACACCAATTAGAAAAGAGCTTTTCAGCGGCGACGCAGTGAAAGGAAGATCATTCCTAAACTTTACGACTGATAAACCAATATTAACAATTATGGGTGGGAGTTTAGGATCAAAAAAAATAAACGAATCTGTGAGAGGTACGCTCCCACAATTATTGGAGAAATACCAAATCGTTCACCTTTGTGGTAAAGGGAATAAAGAAACTGACTTAGAAAATAAAAAGGGATATAAGCAATTTGAATATCTCAATGAGGAACTCTCAGATGTACTAGCTGCGACTGATTACGTGATTAGTCGTGGTGGATCTAACTCCATTTTTGAGTTTTTACACTTAAACATTCCGATGTTAATCATTCCGCTTACGAGAAATCAAAGCAGGGGTGACCAAATTTTAAATGCGAAATCGTTTCAGAAAAAGGGTTATGCGATCATGCTCGAGGAAGAACATTTAAACAATAATAGTCTTTTAACCAATTTAGAAGATTTACAACAAAAAGGACCAAAAATGAAAGCAAAGATGTCAGAAGCTTTAGCAACGAGTACTGTTGATGTGATCATTCAAGAATTAGAAGCTAAAAGTAAGCGATAATAAAGAGGGGAGGGTGTCTTAGTAGAAACTGCGATGTTCCATTAAAACAGAGTACCACTCCTACCGCTATTTTTATC is a window from the Evansella cellulosilytica DSM 2522 genome containing:
- a CDS encoding amidase → MNYNAFISEMEVKRTTSGKLVDKTFAVKDVFDIKGIPASAGNPDWLKSHEPANSNAPVVEQLLAEGAALLGTTITDELMYSLNGENMHYGTPVNPVEHTRVPGGSSSGSAVAVAANMVDFSLGTDTGGSIRIPAAYCGNFGFRPTHGSVRIDGAIPLASSFDTVGWMTKDPALLHLVGQVIVKGDEHRNQAFDHVFLGEDCWELVSKGMVHALKPYVHYVESELTATTGNVAKEGLMEWSNVFRTLQGLEIWKTHGEWIEKVQPEFAPDIRARFQWASALDPSLKEPNERMREEITEAMQQLLGDHTILLIPTTPDIAPKLHLSENELEDRRTKTMQLTCIAGLAKLPQVTLPLGHTDGIPTSLSVVAGQGMDLPLLKWVKKHWPALSAI
- a CDS encoding calcium/sodium antiporter; the protein is MTYFLLLLGFVLLIKGADYFVEGSSKIASLLRVPPMIVGLTIVAFGTGSPEATVSIIAALEGNAGVTVGNIVGSNILNTALVVGLTAFIFPLKVQSETIRKEIPFTFLASVVLLVLISDTFLQQTNVNVITRSDGIIFLLFFCIFLYYIFEVARNSRDKTVEVTVETSRKDWGKNIIITIAGLAAIIIGGYLVVESSTSIAITFGMSETLVGLTIVAIGSSLPELITSMAAALKKQSEIAIGNIVGSNVFNILFVLGISSIITPLPIDQKIFADIWFMIVLTIVLLIFAITQCKVSKREGSVLTLVYIAYFVFIIIRG
- a CDS encoding undecaprenyldiphospho-muramoylpentapeptide beta-N-acetylglucosaminyltransferase, whose product is MSQKTVVFTGGGTAGHVTPNIAIINELDDSWNVEYIGSYDGIEKELIENIHIPYHCISSGKLRRYFSKKNFTDIFRVLKGIRDARRVLKKLKPAVIFSKGGFVTVPVVIAASMLKIPVLLHESDITPGLANKIAQRFSTNIFTSFEEAANYFPSEKTKVVGTPIRKELFSGDAVKGRSFLNFTTDKPILTIMGGSLGSKKINESVRGTLPQLLEKYQIVHLCGKGNKETDLENKKGYKQFEYLNEELSDVLAATDYVISRGGSNSIFEFLHLNIPMLIIPLTRNQSRGDQILNAKSFQKKGYAIMLEEEHLNNNSLLTNLEDLQQKGPKMKAKMSEALATSTVDVIIQELEAKSKR